A stretch of DNA from Falco biarmicus isolate bFalBia1 chromosome 6, bFalBia1.pri, whole genome shotgun sequence:
ATGGACTGCCACCGACAAATATCTAAACATTATCTTCTGGACAAAAATGGTCTTCCAACAATTCTCTCACTGAGTTGGCTTTTCCAAGAGATGTGCTTTTGTCTCTTCTAAGCAATATTACCTGGCTTGGGAAGGAAGGAATTTGAACTAAGACTCAAGCCatcctttatttccttctggaaGGAAGCAGGGATGACTCCACTGAAGTTAGTGGTATTCACCAGTCCAAAAAGAGGGTGCATTGGAGGAAAATCAGGTTATTGCCCCTGTAACCTACTTGGAGCAAGAATTAGATACTGACCTAATCAGAGCACAGTGTACCTCCagacaatttttcttctgtttctaaaGAAATGTTCACTTGCTAAAGGATCTTCCTTCACCCAAGTAACTTTCTCCcattctggtttgttttcttcccctgcagGATCTCCTAGCTATACTGTATATGAAAGGACCTTTCACTGAAGGGATATTCAGAAAAGCTGCCAATGAGAAAGCACGAAAGGAGTTGAAGGAGGACTTAAACAAAGGCGGGAGTGttgatttaaaaagcaaatctgtGCACCTGCTGGCGGTCGTCTTGAAGGTAAGCTCCTCTGACTTGAGGCAGTGGGAGGACATTGCTGTTCTGCGCAGGCCCACTTCAGTGCCCAGAGCTGACCTAGGTGGGACTCCAAGCTAAAGCCAGAGAGAAGCCAGGCTTTATGTTTCAGGCAAAACATTTCAGGCTTAGGAAAGtttagcattttccttttccacattACTTCCAGTCCCCTTGTGCTGCTGATTTCCTGCCTGCCTACGGGAAACTCGCTTCATCCTCCTCTTCAGCATCCTCCCGGGGAGGAATACTGAGATTTATGGGTGAACGAAAAGCGGCTAGGAGCTGGGTCCTGTTGTTACCCCAGTGCAAGTGTAGTTGGCATGTACTTGTGCATTGCACTTGTGCCAGTGCTGATGCTCAGGTAGCTTAAGCCAGTGTGACTCCTAGTGAGCCCATGTTACAGTGATGCTCCCTCTGTGCTGAGGGGTAATGTCCAAAGCCTCATCCAAATCTCTTGGCCTTGCAGGACTTCCTCCGAAATATTCCCTCCAAACTCCTGTTGGCTGACCTCTATGAGAGGTGGATGCAAGCTCTGGAGAAGCcaagcaagcaggaaaaaattgaAGAATTGAAAGAGTAAGTTTTGCAACCAGGAAGTTTTGCAACCAGCCCCAATGTAATGGAGTGGCTGGCAGAGGCCAATGATGTCTCTCAAAATtaagttgtattttaaaaaagcctgtCATTTATATCAGCTTACTATTGCTCCATGGAGTTTGGTTTAGAGGGCTCTATCATCAGCACTTCCTGAAGTTATTTAAGATTGCTCCAAGAAATTACTAGTGTAGGAAGAGGTGAGAGGCTGCAGTGGCTCAGCTAGCATAGTCCCAGTGCTGTGGGACAGGCACTGACAGGGAGCCTTCACATCTGCTGCCAGTAAAGACGGGCACGTGGAGACCACTGCCATGTGGAGGCCTTTGAGAGCCGCACAGCACAACTGCAGGCTTGCACATGCCTTTTGGAAGCCTCCAGTGACATCTCCTGACGGCATCGCATCTACTCAAGGACGTGCACTGCTCTAATGCTTGCCTTTCAGTCAAGACCTTGTAATTCAAGATCTTAGAATTAACCACACACTCAGATGCTGTTGGGGATTTCTGAATGATACTTCTGCTAAGCAGTGAAAAAAGCACACGCTTGCCTCTTTCTGGAGGAAGCGTCATCTGGCTGAGTTCAGTTGAGACTCGCCTAAATAAAGAAGCAGCGGCTGCTGCACCATGAATTCACATcacattttgtttgtgttcaTGCAGGGTGGCTGACAAACTGCCTAGACCAAACCTGGTCTTGCTCAAGCACCTGCTCTCTCTGCTCCACCACATCAGCCAAAATGCCGACACCAACAGGATGGACTCCAGCAATCTGGCCATCTGCATCGGCCCAAACATGCTGAGCCCAGAGTCGGACAACACGCTCCCGCTGGAAGTGCAGAAGGAGATGAATGACAAGGTGTGTTGAACTCACCAGGCAGCCACCCGCTTCGAGGCAGCTCAGAGCCATCCATAGGGACCCCGCTGCCATGGCAAAAGCTGAACAAAGCAGCACCCCCACACATCGGGGATGCCCCTCAGCTCGGGCGCCTGCAACGTGATGGGCAAGGCTGCCCCTTCTCTCGCCGCCTCTGAGCAAAAGTAGCAgttgccctgcagccccctaCGTCGCAGCACAGCTCCTGAATGCCTGGCATGCAGGGGGCAAGGGGCACCCGGTGGCATTGCCACCATGGGCCCTCTGCACAGCGAGGCCAGGCCTGTGGCTGATGGCGTTTTGTCTGTATCGAGGCAGATCAATTCATCTGCAGCATCAGCCCTCACCCTCCCAAGTGGACTCACCCTCTGACTTTAAGCTAGGATTTTGGCAGAAAATACCCTGCTCTGTGCTTCCCTTCATACCAAgacagcaggcaggggcagaaAACACTGTTCAGTATGTTTTCAGCCCTTTTGACTGAAATAAccttttttctgtgtgcaggTGACAGTGTTGGTGGAGTTCCTCATAAATAACTGCTCAGAAATATTTGGGGACGACATtgccttccctgcctgtgcctTCGCTGAGGAGTCACTGGAGCACACAGACAGCTCCACAGGTATGAAAACGTACTGAGGGTGTCACAgactggggctgctggggctaAGTTCTTTAATTTGATATGGGAATACATTTGTGGAAACACAGAGCTGTAGAGGGCTCAAGACACTTTTGCAATGCCCTTCTACAGGAACTCTTTCCGTGTAGTTCCCTTTCATCCTCAGATGGTCATTGAAAACTAACAGGTGCTTTATCCCCACAGAACACCTATGTGCTGCTCATCAGAATGACTCTGCCTATGACAGTCCAGACCCTGAAGCTGAAGGCAGCCCCCGTACCTCTCAGACGGAGCAGCCTAAAGGAAGGAGCACTAGTGTGAGCACAAGATATTCAACACACATCTCTACCCCTTCACTGACTAATTTCAGAAATGACATCAGGACAATGGACAGGAGGTACTCAGAGCCAGACCTGTCCTTCCAGAACCGCCTTGAAGGCAGGATAAGGAAACAGAAGCTAAATAAAAGTGAGGACAATTTTTCAGTTCAGCAGAAACGGCTAGGGTTGGAGGCACCGGAGAAACAGCTTGCAATCTTACCTTCACAATTATCAACTGACTCTCTACCCAAAACATCCTCCAGTTGCTCCCTGGAGAGCTCTGATGGCTCAGTCTTCACCAGCTCCCCAGTAGTTTCACCTGCTAGTcccaaaaaaacctttttaaatAGGCCCCAGTCCTTTTCCACCAAGGCCACCGAAGACTGCAGTATGCCTAGCAGAGAGATTAAAAAGCATTCCATGTCGTTCTCTTTCGCAAACCGCAGGAAAACACTACTAAAAACCCAGAGTTGGGGGCCTGGAAAAAATATGAGTTTTCAGAGAGACAATTTCACAAAGAAAGAAGACCAATTCTCCTGCAGAGTTGTCCAGCACAGCCCTCATGATAAAGAACCATTGCCTGTGGAGTACCAGCAAAGATCCCGTTTCAGGTCAGCTGATGAAGTGTTCAGAGAGGTAGACCAGAGGAATCCTGGAAGACCACCCTCTTACGAAGAGGCTACTAAAAACTGCCTGGCCACTAAAGTTCCTTCCCACAATCTCACAGTTCAAACTATGAGATTAAAGCTGTCAAACCAGGATGCTTTGTTGCCTCACCCATGCAGCAGCTGTGCGCAGGACACATGTATGACTCTAAGGGATGTACCCAGTGGCAGAGTTTCTGCAGTGAAGGATTCTGATGCGGAAACTGAAACCCTCAGTGTCACTGTAGGAATAAACTCTCGTGTGAGTTTACCTGTGACCCCGGGAGTCTACCGATTGAGAGCCATGTCTGAATCCTGTCAAAAGAACAAACTGGAGTATATGGCTCGGAGGTGCAGCCAGCCAGTTTTTGAGGTAGACCAGATCCAGTATGCGAAGGAATCCTATGTTTAAAAAGTTCATTCCTCCTCTTTGCAGTATACAAAGGAAGTATTGTAAAAGTAGACATCTTGCTCACCATTTGTAAGATTTTACTTTCAAGAGACCAAGAATAAGCTAACTCtgcattaacttttttttccttgaggcTTTCCTGAAGTGTCTGTCAGCTTGACATATCACATTCTTTCACCACAAGAGGTGGTGATGGGGAAAACCTGTGTATTACTATGTAAAAATGTAAGTGAACGTGCTGTACATAACCTGTTGTATGGGAAAACTAGTTAGTAGTTGATAAACAGTGTTGTATTTGTATCCCCAAAAGGACAATTAGAAGGTTAGCAGGTCCAAAAGCTGTTccaccttcctcttcttttctgtatGATCACAGACTCCAGGCCATTTGTCACGTGTGTGTGCCAGGCTGAAGGAatgctttgcttattttctgcattaaagaAGTGGGCTGAAAGTTACCCTAACCGGggaaaagctgctctgtcaaGCACTCTTCCATAAACCTCCTGTACCTGCTGCCATTCCCTCTTTCTGCTTGCTGGTGATGAGGATGATCTGACCACTAACCAGCATTCATGTTATATACCAAGCCTGTGTTTAGAGCCACCAAAGCCCTACAAGGTCATTAGGGGAATGTATCAAGTAAACCTCATGTGGCCTGAGGTGCTTTTTGCCTAAATAAACTGGACAGGCTAAGCAGAAAGAGTTTCTTTAGGCTGGATtttatgaggggaaaaaaccccaaacaataaaAACTCCTGTAAAGAAACATTCTGTATTCCAGCTTTAAAAAGTTAAAGCTGCAGCTCattaaaaaaggacaaaaaatgaaatgccagGCCATGTCCTTATAACCTTGTAAAAATAACTGGAAGTGCAATGTGTTTGTACATGTaggaatttgttttgtttagcacTTACCTCCCCTTTTACAGCTCAGCATAGCCTTGAACCAAGAGCAGGGAgacttgtttttctcctgtgtaaCTTCActacaataaaacatttttctgcatgaATGCTGAACTGTCTGCTGTCTGTCTTTAAAACTTCCAGGCCCTACAGGTACTGTACCTACTTTTGTACTACTCTAGAGGTATTGCAGGTCTGCTTGAATGACATGGCATATCTAAGTAGCGGGAAGGAAACTAATAATAGTATCACTACTATTGTTGTTGTAAGAGGTTGCAGGCTAGATTTTGCGGACAAATCCCTCTCTGTCAGGAAAACAAGTTACACTGCAACATAACAGCAGTTATCAGTGAGATGTAAAGGGAGATGCAAAGAGGTGATGCCGCTCCACAAGTGGAGTAGATTAGAAAACTATAGAAGCGCCTCAGGTACAATGTTTTCCAGGCGTGGGTGTTCACAAGACacagagaaaggggaaggagagTACCTGGCCAGACAGGAGAAATGATGTGAGAATAACCATACTGGTAGGCTGCCACTGGAGAAAATGCCACTTCACTCAGCTCCCTAAGCAGTGGCACTCTGCTTCCAAGTGAGCTGAATGACAGGTCTCTGCTGCAAGCTGAAAAAGGCATTTGCCATTTTCTGGAATCTGCAActcctgagtcacagaatcacagaataggTGAGGTTTGAGATCCTCCTgtccaacccctctgctcaaTCAGggtcagctacagcaggttgctctggaccatgtccagatggccTTTGAATATTTCCACAGATGGAGTTTGCAACATCTCTTGGCAACCTGTTCCCATGTTTGACCACCCTCCCAGTGAAAATGTGTCTTCTTGCATTCAGATGGAACTCCACGTGTTTTAAGTTGTGcttgttgcctcttgtcctgtgtCGAGCGGGAATGACAGCTTTCTTTTGTACAAAGCACAAGTGTCTTGCCCTCATGACAGAATGAATGTGAAGAGATAATCGACATGCAGTGGAAAGGCTCAGAAGccacacaacagaaaacatgaaCTTCAAAATGTATTCCAACAACATGGCTACTTCTTTGGTAAGTGACTCAGGTTTTTTGACTGTGGCAAGGCTAAGGATACCAAGAAGAGGAACTGTTTGTTTCCTGTCCTGTAACCACACCAGAAAATCCAGGGAGAATAAGCATGGTCGCTTATTCATCaccaaagatgagaaaaatctcTCTTTATATCCCAGCTGTCCTAAGGCATACAGGACAGTCACGCTCAGAAAGCTTACCTGGGCTCTAAATATTCCATATGGATGAGCCTAAACCTTCTGGGTCCGGGGTAAGAAAGCCCATTTGAATCTTCTTGTAAAGCATTTcaatagaaagagaaaaagggagaggagCTCTATGCATTGTTAACAAACAATCGAGCAAGGTGTAGTTCTATAAAAGAGGGGCCCAGTTCCCCTCACCTTGCTCTAACATTTCTTCAAGTCCAGGAAACACCATGATTAAACAAAATCTAAATGTAAATGGACCCCAGAAGAGATTTTAACTCCCTCATTGACAGATAACTTTTGTCTTTCTCCATCCCTTAAGACTTGCTTGCTTagtcaacattattttcatgtCACATCCCTCCACAGAAGTTATTTATCTTCTATATAAATACTTAGGAGACCTCAAAAGACTAGAATGACACAGAAATCAGAGAGCTTTGCTTTAGCACTTACTCGTCTGCCTTCAGctcagaaaagcagtttctcaTGCTACCAGCCCACCCTACCACATTCAAAGATCCAGCCCAGCTACCCTGACCTTCAAGAGTGCCCCCTTTAACTGCTTCATCCACAGAGTGAGTTGTCTGAGTGTCCTTGTCAAAGCTGCCTTTGCCTTGCCAAAATCCTTAGCCAGAAAGATCAAATACCTGTTTACAGCTGGGTCAGCTGGAGGTGGATTTTGGCACAAGAGTTGAATGATGACAGTAAGCCTCCCATTCTCCGCAGGTTACTCCATCATCAATATTGCATCACTTGCTTCACACATCcaattttctaattaaatttcATGAAGACACTCTAAATATGCAAGGCATACAGGACcgtaaaagggaaaaaagcaatattaaagcagaaaatccaAGCCATTGCCTTGTAAGGCAATGCTGGAATTAAGGCTGTTGGTGCAGCCTGCATTCAGTTCCTTATGTTCGcatcctgcttttgttttcaatcaCATGATGTACTCTGCATCTGCTCTGAGGAGGAACCAAGGTTGTAtagcaaaggagaaaattttaattctgCCATTCCCCAGCACGGCTTGCCTAGCAGGGCACCCAGGTTTCGGACATATGTCTGTGTCTGATAGAGTCAACAGAACAAAGGAGTTCCTCATGGAGCAACatgctcctctccttccttccccatgCTGTGCACCAGGGAGTTGCAAGCTCTTGCTCTCTGCCACTTGAATTAGGACAGCAACTTACAGCAGAAGCACATTGCCATCAACTCTATGGCCAAACATCAGTGAAGGCTGAGAGAAACACCATGACTGCAGGTTTCACAAACATTCGGACTGGTACTCACATGCAGGCTGTGGACATAGACATTTATATTTAGTTTTCTGTATGCAAGCATTTATGTGAGCCTGTGTCTCATCTTCTGCACAGTCTGCATTTGAGTATCTCTCTGAACTCCTGGGACTGAGTTAAGTGCAGGTGGAACATACTTGCCTGAAAGTAGCTGTCTGCAGTCATTTGGGTATCTTACGGCACTTCAAGGAATTTTCCAAGGCATCAAAAATGGATGCAGGTCTATATACTTAGGCATCTGAATCCTCCCCTAAAATCTTCTCTGACTGTGATGGGAGCTTAGACTCATGTGTAGATGCTACATTTAGGTACTTTGAATGTAGGTCTCTCTAATCCAGGGCTGACACTTGTactgacagcagaaaaacagtaaaacttgGGATTTTAGGCTCCATCTAAGCCTTCAAAGGAACCATTCTTGAGCAGGTATAGGCCCTCCTGCTTGCCCTCCTCCAGTGCTTCAGGCCTTCTGCTCCATCTGACCACAGACAACCCTGACTCAGaccttcctcttcttcagtCCTGACTCCTCATCTCTGCCTCATTTGCATTGCCTCCCCATTCCCAGCCTGCATTCCTCACCTCATCCAGTTATTTATCTTTCAATTGAACAAACCCCAATCTATCCCTGTGGGCTTGCTGTCAAATCCCAATTTCATTTCTGTCCTCTCCAACCCTAGACTCACTTCTTTCAGTCAGCCAGTTTCAGATTTTCTCTTTCAATTCTTCCATGTTTTTCCCCCATATCTGCACTGGTCATTATTGCAATAAGCCCCACCAACACTCTACTCATCTAGTCTCAGTCCCACACCCTGCCATCTTGTTTTAGTCTCTCCGTAggtaaagctttctttttttcaagtgtaCTTGGCTATTCAGTTTCCTACACTGTCTGTAGTTTGATGAAACAGGATTTGCAGTCTTCTTTTTTGGAGATTACATAAACGGAGGACAAGACTGCATGACCTGGATTCACAAACATCACTTGGAGTTCAACAGCTGGTATTAAGGAAGGCAGGGCATGCTACTGGTCACCCAAGAACTCTGTTTCTGTTGAGACTGAACCACTCTGTAGGATGTGACTGTGCTCCACAATACTGACACTTAAAATAAAGCCAAGAACTcgggattatttttttttttttgtaatggatTGTATCTCTTCAGCCTTTTGCTTAAACATAATTGTCTATATTTTCCTGTAGCACAAAAGCCAAAATGGATGGTTTGGGATTTTGCTTGGATTATGTATACTTTGGCATTAAAAAGCTAATACTAATGTTAAAAGCTAATGATAAATGATAAAATTACTACCTCATAACTCCATTACCTATTGTAGGGAGCTccacactgatattttttacCGTAATGTTCCCTCTTGCAATATTGCTATGAAGTGTCTCCAACTACAACAGGAAGAAGTATCACAGCAGACAAATTCCCATATGTGTTACTAGTCTAGGAATGGGAGTTCTTATTTCTCTACtgcttgttctggttttggtgttgATCCATCACAGGAGACCAGGTGGTTTGCTGCAGCACCACACCAGCAATGCTTATTCCCAGGCTGACTCATCCCTCACCCATACACTACAAGTGACAATTCCAGCTTTCCATCACACCCAGGCAGGTCTCTTGACCAAGTGAACAAAATTTTTACCGTAGTGAGGTCAAGAGATTATAGCACTTGGCTATCACAGAGGTGAGCTCTGAACAAGTATAGATAGGTAGCCCAGAATCCTGAATGATAGCCTACAGCAAATAAAAGAGCTCTCAAGTTAAGGAACCACCGATTTCCAGAGCCTCTTTTGCAGGACCTCTAAGCTCAAGGGTTCCCTAGAGGAAGATGGGATTATGGCTGTCAGGAATTTTATCATTCTGCCACCTGAATGTGTCCAGAGACATTTTTTCCACTGGATTTGTACAAAAGAAACCCCTTCATAAAAAAGGCCAAGAAAAATCCCCAGTGGCTCACTGCCAAAAATTCCATGACAATAACaccatctttctttctttaaattcatGAATGTATTCCCTCTCTCGGGAAAAGATGATGCTTTCAAGTGCCATTCAGGCAATCCTACATTTCTGTTCAAAGTAAATCATGCCTGCAAAAACAGATACATGAGCCATTTCACCTGCCTTCTAAGACATGTTTGGGACAGCAGGCCTGCTTCTCCACTGCTCTGCAGGCTCagggggcactgggagctgtgTGGAACAGCTGtgaaacactgttttcttgGTACCTGTTCCCTCTGCATGGCAAATATATCTGTCtcagctggaaggcagcataGAAACTCACGAAGTTAACCTGAAAACTCAGCCATGAAGTTAACCAAGTTCACCTTGAAGTTAGCATGGTTAGCTGTCCAACCCCACAAGCATTTCATGTCCATAACTGATCATGTCCAGCTGCAAAATTCAGGTGATTAAGACATGCTGCTAGCATTAGTCAGATAGCAGTTACTGTGGCTATCATGTTTCTCCACGAGGACAATTTCTgacaacaggaaaaggaaacccACCTTGGTTAGGCGCTCTGgttacatttttctctgaattttgttAGCAGTCAGTCCTTATCACATGTGCCATCTGAACAAAGTGAAAACTTCAGAGGAACTTCTGAAGACTAATAattcagaaaaggaagcaaCTTTGTAATACAAAGTCTGACAATAATAGAGAGAAAAATCCATGGGAAAAAACACTGTTGGAGAGGTGATACAATCCTCAGATGGACAGCTGACTCTCATACACAGCCAGCTGCAAGTCTCTGTGGTTGTTGGGTGAACAATTGTTTTTTCTGCCCGTTACTCAGACATGCTAATtatctaattctttttttttttctatagaaTGCATCACGtttattgttttaaatcagTCTGTTCCATTTGCTGTGATAAATATACCAATTTAAATCTCACTTCTGAGTGAAGCTCACTCcaaatttttcatgttcttctACAAGGGTAGAACTTCTACaagagtttgttttctgttctaaCCTGAAGTGCCAGCACACAAGTATGAACAAATGGTTCACAAATGCCAAACAGGGCTGACTCCATTTAGTTCTGCTTCCTCTGCTAGGTAATACTATGAAAAGGTTTATATGAAGGTTTTCACaatttctaaacaaaacatGCTCTTTAGCCAAGCAGCTATTTACAGAACTGATCCAACGGCTGTTTGAAACTCTTCCTTCCTACAACCCACAAAACTTCTCACCAACTTCCTTGACAGATGCTACAGTCCAAGTTCAAACTTTGCACCTTCAACCAACACACAGGCCAAGCTGAAAATTataaacctgtatttttaaaaaaagttaaggCCAAACCCAAGCAGATTCCAAGACAGATGATCAGAGAAGATGTTCTTATGACAAAGATTAGAGATTAGTTTGCTTTCCCACATGCTTGCTGCACAGTCTTGGGCTGTGCAATTCAACCTCATCATATACAGGGCATAGCCCTGTCTACTTCCTCCATACACTGAGGAAAAGGGTTTTGGACTCACCTTCCCATCACCCCAGGTGTGAATTCTGCCTCCCCATCATAGAGCTGTGACTTCACACAGCAAGAGCACCGGCACAGCTTTGCCTGTAATCCGCCAACTCGTTTTTTATAGCACAACTGGTCAAGAGGTATGAAAGTAACCACAGTATCATTCAACACTCAAGTACTCTGAGGAGTACGCAATGTTACATGATATGATACACAGATGCACACCCATCTTACCAGCTACAGACACCAGAAGACATGGCATTTGAGAACTCTTGGTGTGTGAAAGAGCAGAGCAGTCACTAGTTCTCCATCGATGATCAAGGAGGACGTTTTTGAGATAAAGACTGGAGACTTGTAGTTAGGTTATTTAACACCAGGGTCTGCTTTTTCCACATGCCTCCTGCCCAGTGCAACTCTTGAATCTGTGCATTTTAACTCCAGCAAAGCACAGATGATACTGCTCTGCCTCCTAGAGATATGATAAAGGGCAATTTATTTCAAGATGGACAAACACCAAGGCTACAGTGAAGGGACAACAGAAGCAGATCAGTCTTGATCCTTACTCTGCAAGTTTAGTGCAGTTGAACAACTGCTCTCAATACAGGGAGATGGAAAATAAGGCAGAGCTTCCtgaggcaaaaggaaaacactgggaGAGCCCTGCTCAAGGAGGGAAATGGTaagaaggagctggagagggaTGAGCAGCACACAGTCTATTTGTGTTTAAACAGGGAGGTCACCAGCAACTGATTTTCCAGTTAGAAGTTTAATGAATGACAGTTTAAAGCTAAGTGTTCACTGTTCCAACCCTAAGGTGCTTTCTCCCCCTCCATAATTCTTTCCAGTCACTGGCTCTGGAGTCCCACCGTGGTGTAGGGCAAGAATGCAAGCCCTGAGAGCAGGCTTGTCACACTGAAGAACAAAGCTTGTGGGGGACACGGAGGGAAGGGAACCCAGGGAAAATGGTCCTGAGAGAAAGAGGTAAAGTGGTAAGGGGAAGCAGAATTGTTCATTTTGGCTGGAAACCATGAATAATAAACTCTGGGTTTTGACTAGTGTTAGAGAAATGAAGGTCTTCAAAACTGGAATTTGTCCTACCTAACCCCATGAGTTCAGGACTGGGGCCAAGAGGATGCTGTGCTGCTACA
This window harbors:
- the TAGAP gene encoding T-cell activation Rho GTPase-activating protein isoform X1: MKVLSSCNTSKTLNAGNMESLIEHQSEAEAKKCPTLVPADTEDGLYHSAADGTKKKKVISQSFTLRRSSTNGNSPGQLDSGAKIALFGQPLAIICGEDDMLPQAVQDLLAILYMKGPFTEGIFRKAANEKARKELKEDLNKGGSVDLKSKSVHLLAVVLKDFLRNIPSKLLLADLYERWMQALEKPSKQEKIEELKEVADKLPRPNLVLLKHLLSLLHHISQNADTNRMDSSNLAICIGPNMLSPESDNTLPLEVQKEMNDKVTVLVEFLINNCSEIFGDDIAFPACAFAEESLEHTDSSTEHLCAAHQNDSAYDSPDPEAEGSPRTSQTEQPKGRSTSVSTRYSTHISTPSLTNFRNDIRTMDRRYSEPDLSFQNRLEGRIRKQKLNKSEDNFSVQQKRLGLEAPEKQLAILPSQLSTDSLPKTSSSCSLESSDGSVFTSSPVVSPASPKKTFLNRPQSFSTKATEDCSMPSREIKKHSMSFSFANRRKTLLKTQSWGPGKNMSFQRDNFTKKEDQFSCRVVQHSPHDKEPLPVEYQQRSRFRSADEVFREVDQRNPGRPPSYEEATKNCLATKVPSHNLTVQTMRLKLSNQDALLPHPCSSCAQDTCMTLRDVPSGRVSAVKDSDAETETLSVTVGINSRVSLPVTPGVYRLRAMSESCQKNKLEYMARRCSQPVFEVDQIQYAKESYV
- the TAGAP gene encoding T-cell activation Rho GTPase-activating protein isoform X3; this translates as MKVLSSCNTSKTLNAGNMESLIEHQSEAEAKKCPTLVPADTEDGLYHSAADGTKKKKVISQSFTLRRSSTNGNSPGQLDSGAKIALFGQPLAIICGEDDMLPQAVQDLLAILYMKGPFTEGIFRKAANEKARKELKEDLNKGGSVDLKSKSVHLLAVVLKDFLRNIPSKLLLADLYERWMQALEKPSKQEKIEELKEVADKLPRPNLVLLKHLLSLLHHISQNADTNRMDSSNLAICIGPNMLSPESDNTLPLEVQKEMNDKVC
- the TAGAP gene encoding T-cell activation Rho GTPase-activating protein isoform X2; translated protein: MKVLSSCNTSKTLNAGNMESLIEHQSEAEAKKCPTLVPADTEDGLYHSADGTKKKKVISQSFTLRRSSTNGNSPGQLDSGAKIALFGQPLAIICGEDDMLPQAVQDLLAILYMKGPFTEGIFRKAANEKARKELKEDLNKGGSVDLKSKSVHLLAVVLKDFLRNIPSKLLLADLYERWMQALEKPSKQEKIEELKEVADKLPRPNLVLLKHLLSLLHHISQNADTNRMDSSNLAICIGPNMLSPESDNTLPLEVQKEMNDKVTVLVEFLINNCSEIFGDDIAFPACAFAEESLEHTDSSTEHLCAAHQNDSAYDSPDPEAEGSPRTSQTEQPKGRSTSVSTRYSTHISTPSLTNFRNDIRTMDRRYSEPDLSFQNRLEGRIRKQKLNKSEDNFSVQQKRLGLEAPEKQLAILPSQLSTDSLPKTSSSCSLESSDGSVFTSSPVVSPASPKKTFLNRPQSFSTKATEDCSMPSREIKKHSMSFSFANRRKTLLKTQSWGPGKNMSFQRDNFTKKEDQFSCRVVQHSPHDKEPLPVEYQQRSRFRSADEVFREVDQRNPGRPPSYEEATKNCLATKVPSHNLTVQTMRLKLSNQDALLPHPCSSCAQDTCMTLRDVPSGRVSAVKDSDAETETLSVTVGINSRVSLPVTPGVYRLRAMSESCQKNKLEYMARRCSQPVFEVDQIQYAKESYV